One genomic window of Carassius auratus strain Wakin unplaced genomic scaffold, ASM336829v1 scaf_tig00214275, whole genome shotgun sequence includes the following:
- the LOC113091723 gene encoding xanthine dehydrogenase/oxidase-like, producing MTNEHIQEHVNVNSMLPAQKLYDQSEFIPVDPTQEIIFPPELMSLSKQPQRELRFVGERVLWIQPCSLKELLELKATYPNAKLVVGNTEVGIEMKFKNLLYPVILAPAYITELNIIQHTQDGIEVGASVTLTVLGDVLRAAVKKLPAHQTEVFEAVLEQLHWFAGQQIRNVAAVGGNIMTASPISDLNPVFMAAGCKLTVMSKGEKRVLEMDDKFFPGYRKTVLKSEEILLSIEIPYTRKGQYFSAFKQSTRKEDDIAIVTCGMNVLFKEKSNIVQSIRISYGGMAPVTVLATATCNRLLNRQWNEEFLEQACTSLAEDMSLSPSAPGGMVTYRRTLTISLFYKFFLTVQHKLALDLRMEGVILEDVRPEYATATELFQLDSPSSVQLYQAVPPRHNSDDVVGHPMMHISALKHATGEAIYCDDIPCYENELHLALVTSTKAHALIKSIDTSDAMTVPGVVAFISAKDIPGSNLTGPVIYDETVFADDKVTCVGHIVGAIVADTQGHAQRAAKAVKISYEELQPVIVTIQDAIANKSFYQPVRSIERGDVAQGFKDSDHILHGEMHIGGQEHFYLETNCTLAVPRGEDGEMELFVSTQAASKTQALVAKALGVPANRVVCRVKRMGGGFGGKESRSTILSTVVAVAAHTIKRPVRCMLDRDEDMLVTGGRHPFFGHYKVGYMNNGRVVALDVTLYSNAGNSLDLSLSILERALFHMDNCYNIPNIHGTGYMCKTNLPSNSAFRGFGGPQGMMIAESWMSDVALSCGRPAEEVRRINLYKEGDFTPFSQRLDQFTIDRCWEECMQLSDFNKRKEAVEQYNRQHRWTKRGLSIIPTKFGISFTAVFLNQAGALVLVYSDGSVLLTHGGTEMGQGLHTKMVQVASKTLGIPCSKIHITETSTNTVPNTSPTAASASSDLNGMAIYNACQTLLQRLQPYKDKNPKGCWEDWVKAAYFDRVNLSANGFYKTPDLGYDFDTNSGRPFNYFSYGVAISEVEIDCLTGSHKNIHTSIVMDVGKSLNPALDIGQVEGGFMQGLGLFTLEELRYSPDGYLYTRGPGMYKIPSFGDIPIELKVSLLRDAPNEKAIFSSKAVGEPPLFLAASVFYAIKDAITAARAESGLTGPFRLDSPATPERIRNACEDKFTKLCPPADPGTFTPWAVQV from the exons gtCAATTCAATGCTTCCAGCTCAGAAGTTGTATGACCAGTCAGAGTTTATACCAGTGGACCCAACACAAGAGATCATTTTCCCACCTGAGCTCATg AGTCTAAGTAAACAGCCCCAGAGAGAGCTGAGATTTGTTGGAGAACGAGTGCTTTGGATTCAACCTTGCTCCCTCAAAGAGCTCTTGGAGCTAAAGGCGACCTATCCGAACGCTAAACTAGTGGTTGGAAACACAGAAGTTG GTATTGAGATGAAGTTTAAAAACCTTCTTTACCCTGTGATTTTGGCACCAGCTTACATCACTGAACTAAACATAATCCAGCACACTCAGGATG GCATTGAGGTTGGTGCATCAGTGACGTTGACTGTGCTGGGGGACGTGTTACGTGCAGCGGTGAAGAAGCTGCCTGCTCATCAAACGGAGGTCTTCGAAGCTGTTCTTGAGCAGCTGCATTGGTTTGCAGGACAGCAGATCCGAAATGTTGCG GCTGTTGGTGGCAATATAATGACTGCAAGTCCCATTTCAGACCTAAACCCTGTGTTTATGGCAGCTGGCTGCAAGCTGACGGTGATGTCCAAAG GAGAGAAACGTGTTCTTGAAATGGATGACAAGTTCTTCCCTGGTTATAGGAAGACTGTTTTGAAGTCGGAGGAGATTCTGTTGTCCATTGAGATTCCGTACACAAGAAAG GGCCAGTACTTCTCAGCTTTTAAACAGTCTACTCGCAAAGAGGACGACATCGCCATTGTCACATGTGGGATGAATGTGTTGTTCAAGGAGAAATCCAATATAGTGCAGAGTATCCGCATAAGCTATGGAGGAATGGCCCCTGTCACTGTCCTTGCCACGGCCACATGCAACCGGTTACTCAACAG ACAATGGAACGAGGAGTTTCTAGAGCAAGCCTGCACGTCATTGGCCGAGGACATGAGTCTGTCTCCTTCAGCTCCTGGTGGGATGGTGACATATAGACGCACATTGACTATCAGCCTTTTCTACAAGTTCTTCCTCACTGTCCAGCACAAACTGGCTCTGGACCTGCGAATGGAG GGTGTTATTTTGGAAGATGTCCGACCCGAATATGCTACTGCTACTGAGCTCTTCCAGTTGGATTCACCGTCCAGTGTACAGCTCTACCAG GCAGTTCCCCCCAGGCATAATAGTGATGATGTTGTGGGTCACCCTATGATGCACATCTCTGCACTTAAGCATGCCACAGGAGAGGCGATCTACTGTGACGACATCCCCTGTTATGAAAATGAGCTCCACTTGGCTTTGGTTACCAGCACTAAAGCTCATGCACTCATAAA ATCCATTGACACCTCTGATGCAATGACAGTTCCTGGAGTGGTTGCATTTATCTCTGCTAAAGACATCCCAGGAAGTAACTTGACAGGACCTGTCATTTATGATGAGACAGTTTTTGCAGATGAtaag GTCACATGTGTTGGACATATAGTGGGGGCCATTGTGGCAGACACACAGGGCCATGCTCAGAGAGCAGCCAAAGCTGTGAAGATCAGCTATGAGGAACTGCAGCCTGTGATTGTCACCATACAG GATGCTATTGCCAACAAGTCCTTCTATCAGCCGGTGAGAAGTATAGAGAGAGGAGATGTTGCACAAGGATTCAAAGACTCTGATCACATCCTGCATG GTGAGATGCACATTGGAGGACAGGAACACTTTTATCTGGAGACTAACTGCACGCTGGCTGTCCCTCGTGGAGAGGATGGAGAAATGGAGCTGTTTGTGTCCACACAGGCGGCCTCTAAGACTCaa GCCTTAGTGGCTAAAGCTCTGGGAGTGCCTGCCAACCGGGTGGTGTGTCGTGTGAAGAGGATGGGAGGAGGATTTGGAGGGAAAGAAAGTCGGAGCACCATTCTGTCCACAGTGGTCGCTGTTGCCGCTCATAC GATCAAGCGGCCAGTTCGCTGTATGTTAGATCGCGATGAGGACATGCTGGTCACAGGTGGTCGGCATCCATTCTTTGGACATTACAAG GTTGGGTACATGAACAATGGAAGAGTGGTGGCACTTGATGTGACGCTCTACAGCAACGCAGGCAATTCCCTGGACCTGTCATTGTCA ATCCTGGAGAGGGCACTATTCCACATGGATAACTGTTACAACATCCCTAACATTCATGGCACGGGCTACATGTGTAAAACCAACCTGCCGTCTAACTCAGCGTTCAGAGGCTTTGGTGGGCCACAGGGCATGATGATCGCAGAGAGCTGGATGAGTGATGTGGCTTTGAGCTGTGGTCGGCCCGCTGAAGAG GTGAGGAGGATAAACTTGTACAAGGAGGGGGATTTCACACCCTTCAGTCAGCGTCTGGACCAGTTCACCATCGATCGCTGCTGGGAGGAGTGCATGCAGCTCTCAGACTTCAACAAGCGCAAGGAGGCTGTGGAACAATACAATAG GCAGCACCGTTGGACCAAGAGAGGGTTGTCCATCATTCCCACCAAGTTTGGCATCAGCTTCACTGCTGTCTTCCTTAACCAG GCAGGAGCATTGGTACTCGTGTACTCAGATGGTTCGGTTTTACTAACTCATGGAGGAACAGAGATGGGGCAAGGCCTGCACACCAAAATGGTCCAG GTGGCCAGTAAAACTCTAGGAATCCCCTGCTCAAAGATTCACATCACAGAGACGAGCACGAACACAGTTCCCAACACCAGCCCTACAGCTGCCTCCGCCTCCTCCGACCTTAATGGCATGGCCATCTAT AATGCTTGCCAGACATTACTACAGAGACTTCAGCCTTACAAAGACAAAAACCCCAAAGGCTGCTGGGAGGATTGG GTGAAAGCAGCCTATTTTGACCGAGTCAATCTCTCTGCCAATGGGTTTTACAA gACTCCAGATCTTGGATATGATTTTGACACAAATTCGGGAAGGCCATTTAACTACTTCAGTTATGGCGTGGCCATCTCTGAGGTGGAGATAGACTGTCTGACTGGCAGTCACAAG AATATTCATACGTCCATAGTTATGGATGTGGGCAAGAGTTTAAATCCAGCATTGGACATCGGACAG GTGGAGGGCGGGTTCATGCAAGGTTTAGGTCTGTTCACGCTGGAGGAGCTACGCTACTCTCCTGATGGTTACCTATACACTCGCGGACCTGGCATGTATAAGATTCCCTCTTTTGGGGATATTCCCATTGAATTAAAGGTCTCGCTCCTCAGAGACGCTCCTAATGAGAAGGCCATCTTCTCCTCAAAG GCTGTGGGCGAGCCTCCTCTCTTTCTGGCGGCTTCAGTGTTTTATGCCATTAAAGATGCCATCACAGCTGCCAGGGCTGAGTCTGGCCTGACCGGACCCTTCAGACTGGACAGCCCCGCCACGCCTGAACGGATACGAAATGCCTGTGAAGACAAGTTTACTAAACTG tGTCCTCCTGCAGATCCAGGCACCTTTACCCCATGGGCAGTGCAGGTGTaa
- the LOC113091722 gene encoding Golgi resident protein GCP60-like, translating to MMEFDRAEHDNDRVEKTGENGINTETPAPDTEAHRESCEDREEPQKSWSLERNWGFTLEELFKLALKFFKEMNGKAFNPTYEENLRLVALHKQITIGPYDPKACSEIGFFDVLGSDRRKEWLRLGSMAKEDAMEDFVKLLNSCCSLFAPYVTSHKIEKEEQEMRRREEEERLRLEREEQERRRLEEEARHREEEERRLKEEEQRGKEEAERLQIERQKQHIMAVLNAQTTVQFQQYAKQQYPDSPDQQQLLIRQLQEQHYQQYIHQALRLQQMALQKQQDSNVTQTPEALSAPVSDEAALTCNPNSQSNSLENQEQQTDSKTFQLCVEGKTGEVPIIAPSMWTRPQIKEFKEKVVQDQDSVITVNQGEVLTVRVPTHQDGSQLFWEFATDHYDIGFGLFFEWKDLTKPASTETTETKEGTEQVKGEEQAGQGRCPLVHEVVPVSRRDSHEEVYAGSHQYPGQGVHLLKFDNSYSLWRPKVVYYRVYYTR from the exons ATGATGGAGTTTGACAGAGCAGAACATGACAACGACAGGGTCGAGAAAACCGGCGAGAACGGCATTAACACCGAGACTCCCGCTCCCGACACCGAGGCACACCGGGAATCATGCGAGGATCGTGAAGAGCCTCAGAAGTCCTGGAGTTTGGAGAGAAACTGGGGGTTTACTTTAGAGGAGCTCTTCAAACTTGCGCTGAAATTCTTTAAAG AGATGAATGGGAAGGCATTCAACCCAACATATGAAGAAAATCTCCGTTTGGTTGCACTACATAAGCAGATCACAATTGGTCCCTATGATCCAAAAGCATGTTCAGAAATTGGCTTCTTTGACGTACTGGGAAGCGACAGAAG GAAAGAATGGCTACGGCTGGGCAGCATGGCTAAAGAAGATGCCATGGAGGACTTTGTGAAGCTCCTGAACTCCTGTTGTAGTCTGTTTGCACCGTATGTGACATCACATAAGATTGAGAAGGAGGAACAAGAGATGAGACG aagagaagaagaagagcgtCTCAGGCTGGAGAGAGAAGAGCAGGAGCGGCGGCGGCTGGAAGAAGAAGCACGacacagagaagaagaagagaggaggTTAAAAGAGGAGGAACAGAGAGGAAAAGAAGAGGCAGAGAGGTTACAGATAGAGCGGCAAAA ACAACATATCATGGCTGTTCTGAATGCACAAACCACTGTGCAGTTTCAGCAGTATGCCAAACAGCAGTATCCAGACAGTCCAGACCAGCAGCAGTTACTCATCAGACAGCTGCAGGAACAGCATTACCAGCAGTACATCCACCAGGCCCTCCGCCTACAGCAG ATGGCCTTGCAGAAGCAGCAAGACTCAAATGTGACTCAAACGCCAGAAGCTCTTTCTGCTCCTGTGTCAGATGAAGCTGCGCTCACCTGCAATCCCAACAGCCAATCAAATTCATTAGAAAATCAGGAACAACAGACAGACTCAAAAACCTTCCAGTTGTGTGTGGAAGGCAAAACAGGAG AAGTGCCCATCATTGCCCCCTCTATGTGGACACGGCCTCAGATTAAGGAGTTTAAGGAAAAGGTGGTGCAAGATCAGGACTCTGTGATCACAGTAAACCAAGGGGAGGTGTTGACAGTACGGGTGCCCACTCATCAGGATGGCTCACAGCTGTTTTGGGAATTCGCCACCGATCACTACGATATCGGATTTGGGCTTTTCTTTGAGTGGAAGGACTTGACCAAGCCAGCAAGCACTGAGACTACAGAAACTAAAGAAG GCACAGAACAAGTTAAAGGAGAGGAGCAGGCAGGACAGGGCAGATGTCCACTGGTGCATGAGGTTGTTCCTGTTTCCCGTCGTGACAGCCATGAGGAGGTTTATGCAGGCAGCCACCAGTATCCTGGTCAAGGAGTTCATCTTCTGAAATTTGACAATTCCTACTCCCTCTGGAGGCCAAAGGTTGTCTATTACAGAGTTTATTACACTAGATAA
- the LOC113091720 gene encoding coiled-coil domain-containing protein 28A, with the protein MEEKNKKRKSPKPSTNQPPPPVAARKTTAEAHSSQRTKYRRGVRDKPRPQSQSGKSNQSARIQHSFLTDVSDVQEMEKGLLGLLNDFHSGKLQAFGNECSIDQMEHVREMQETLARLQFDLYGEVDELPEDQRKSAYDTNMDKLLSNLEELSSSIQKLNLADCQDVPRTSSI; encoded by the exons ATGGAGGAAAAGAATAAGAAACGTAAAAGCCCAAAACCGTCGACCAACCAGCCTCCTCCCCCAGTCGCTGCACGGAAAACAACGGCGGAAGCACACTCCAGTCAGAGGACAAAGTATCGCAG GGGAGTGCGAGACAAACCGAGGCCTCAGAGTCAGTCGGGTAAAAGTAACCAGTCTGCCCGCATCCAGCACTCGTTTCTCACAGATGTGTCTGATGTTCAAGAGATGGAGAAGGGGCTGCTCGGCCTTCTTAATGACTTCCACTCTGGAAAACTGCAAGCCTTTG GCAATGAGTGCTCCATTGATCAGATGGAGCATGTGAGAGAAATGCAGGAAACACTGGCTCGTCTGCAATTCGACCTGTATGGAGAAGTGGATGAGTTGCCAGAAGACCAGAGGAAGTCCGCCTATGACACGAACATGGATAAACTGTTATCAAAT CTGGAAGAGTTAAGCTCCTCAAT ACAAAAGCTTAACCTTGCTGACTGTCAAGATGTCCCCAGAACTTCCAGCATATGA